The Penicillium digitatum chromosome 6, complete sequence genome has a window encoding:
- a CDS encoding Endo alpha-1,4 polygalactosaminidase precursor codes for MGKLSSKTGWWAWSTKKKVLILGTVALVIVALGVGLGAGLGIGLKNSGDDDNDNDNDGTGSGGSGTTNTTLPTNTTVKWLPAVGTKWQIILKSGDGSPISTSVDAPIYDIDLFDNNKTVISDLQKMGRKVICYFSAGSFEDWRDDAGDFNDADKGKNLDGWPGEKWLNVTSPNVRKIMQARLDIAVTKGCDGVDPDNIDGYDNSNGLGLTQADAIDYVNWLASQSHSRGLSVGLKNGGDIIDSVIENMQWCVNEQCAEFKECDTYAPFIEAGKPVFHIEYPKGDSTNNNKSVTTAQAKSACTANSSGNFSTVIKNMDLDNWVEYCP; via the coding sequence ATGGGTAAACTATCATCCAAAACTGGCTGGTGGGCTTGGTCGACTAAGAAGAAGGTTCTTATCTTGGGAACCGTCGCTCTTGTCATTGTTGCTCTGGGTGTCGGTCTAGGTGCTGGACTGGGAATTGGCCTGAAGAATAGTGGGGATGATGACAATGATAATGATAATGATGGCACTGGTTCCGGCGGTTCCGGAACGACAAACACAACATTGCCAACAAATACAACCGTGAAATGGCTGCCAGCTGTTGGAACCAAGTGGCAGATCATACTGAAATCCGGTGATGGCTCACCGATCTCCACATCAGTGGACGCACCAATCTACGACATTGATCTTTTCGACAACAACAAAACCGTCATCTCAGATCTCCAGAAAATGGGCCGCAAAGTGATCTGCTACTTCTCGGCCGGCTCGTTTGAGGATTGGCGCGATGATGCTGGTGACTTCAATGACGCAGACAAGGGCAAGAATCTCGACGGATGGCCTGGCGAGAAATGGCTGAATGTCACGTCCCCCAACGTACGCAAAATCATGCAGGCGCGTCTCGATATCGCCGTAACCAAGGGCTGCGACGGTGTCGATCCTGACAACATCGACGGATACGACAACTCGAACGGTCTTGGTCTCACACAGGCTGACGCTATCGATTACGTGAACTGGCTTGCTTCCCAGTCTCACAGCCGTGGTCTCTCAGTGGGATTGAAGAATGGTGGAGATATTATTGATTCTGTCATCGAGAACATGCAATGGTGTGTGAATGAGCAGTGTGCTGAGTTCAAAGAGTGTGATACCTATGCACCCTTCATTGAGGCGGGTAAACCTGTCTTCCATATCGAGTACCCCAAGGGCGATTCTACCAACAACAACAAGTCTGTGACGACCGCCCAAGCTAAATCTGCTTGTACGGCCAACAGCTCTGGCAACTTTTCAACCGTTATCAAAAACATGGACTTGGACAATTGGGTTGAATACTGCCCGTGA
- a CDS encoding Extracellular serine-rich protein, putative has protein sequence MMVAVPVWALKVGCYYAFITCDTSPGVWPENTPTVIAYYPPVSIPSSAPSNFAGASSTAVSTSTHPLISPLSVSLSLSTLTGSPNSKIAPGTTAAASTFVTFTSSGPIPSKSALGSVIVTVSTGSSSVPTQSGSLSVSTGSASSSVVSPSGSSLASSPASPTASSGQVSSWRTSSPISSPLVSSSAVSSAPVSSSQASLLPASSAISSSLVLSSAVSSARVFTSASVTTPRMSSTAISVSASASAIPLNHAAVAADILVIARDAASAGVASSGLNGYGIPFTTLIVPSAGVTLPDLNGTAGGNFGGIVVASEVSYDYGGDLGFQSALTNDQWNQLYAYQLEYGVRMVQYDVYPGPKFGTSAIGGCCDNGVEQLVSFTDISDFPTSGLKTGAGVSTSGLWHYPATISNTTSTKQIASFAPTTGFTTESVAGVINDFDGRQQMAFFVSFDTVWSSTSSYLQHAWITWITHGLYAGYRRVNLNTQIDDMFLETELYSPAGKNFRIRAQDLSKIASWTDEINAKMPAGSSYFVEIGHNGNGNIENSSDTSDAGWDTCGAAIEYESPADTPLEWIKPLGTGTDLWPAVPTTYDWTATCTAMDELLAWWTTESNLNKFGHISHTFTHEEQDNATYSDVYKEISFNQAWLAAVGIDKATKFTSNGIIPPAITGLHNGDALRAWWENGITNCVGDNTRPALLNKENSMWPLFTTVAANGFDGMQVNPRWASRIYYNCDTPDCTVAEWIATSAGSGTFQDLLAIEKGETMRHLFGLFHDGYMFHQANLRNIDVEPITINGVSEKYSIMQAWVETQVQEFVRLAEWPIITLTHQEMSASFLARYNRDKCGYSLSYATSNKKITAVTVSATGNTCTDPIPVTFPVAPTSTQGFATEQFGADPLTVWVKLAGSPVTFTLSTPITL, from the exons ATGATGGTTGCCGTGCCAGTCTGGGCGTTGAAGGTCGGCTGCTACTATGCATTTATAACTTGCGACACTTCCCCTGGAGTTTGGCCCGAGAACACGCCAACTGTCATCGCATATTACCCTCCGGTCTCGATTCCTTCTAGTGCTCCTAGCAATTTTGCTGGAGCGAGCTCAACTGCGGTCTCTACTTCTACACACCCGTTAATTTCCcctctctctgtctctctgtctctgtctACCCTTACCGGTAGTCCAAATAGCAAAATTGCACCGGGCACTACTGCTGCAGCTTCCACATTCGTTACTTTTACCTCGTCGGGCCCAATCCCGTCCAAGTCTGCTTTGGGGTCAGTCATCGTCACCGTCTCAACCGGTTCTTCCAGCGTCCCTACCCAGAGTGGGTCATTGTCTGTTTCAACGGGCTCCGCTTCTAGCTCTGTTGTTTCGCCTTCCGGAAGTTCTTTGGCCAGCTCACCCGCCTCGCCCACTGCTTCCAGCGGTCAGGTTTCCTCGTGGCGCACTTCAAGTCCTATTTCTTCACCACTCGTTTCGTCCTCAGCTGTTTCGTCGGCACCTGTTTCTAGCAGCCAGGCCTCTTTGTTGCCTGCTTCAAGTGCAATTTCTTCGTCACTCGTTTTGTCTTCGGCTGTTTCGTCTGCACGTGTTTTCACAAGTGCTTCTGTGACTACTCCTAGAATGTCGTCCACCGCCATCTCAGTCTCAGCTTCTGCTTCTGCCATCCCGCTTAACCACGCGGCTGTTGCAGCTGACATCCTGGTCATTGCCAGAGATGCTGCCTCTGCAGGCGTGGCTAGCTCCGGCCTCAATGGGTACGGTATCCCATTCACCACTCTGATTGTTCCCTCCGCTGGTGTCACTCTTCCTGACCTCAATGGCACCGCTGGAGGAAACTTCGGAGGTATTGTTGTTGCCTCTGAAGTCAGCTATGATTATGGTGGTGACCTGGGTTTCCAGAGTGCCCTGACCAATGATCAGTGGAATCAGCTTTATGCATACCAGCTGGAGTATGGCGTCCGTATGGTCCAATACGATGTCTACCCAGGTCCCAAATTTGGTACGTCTGCTATCGGCGGATGCTGTGACAACGGCGTTGAGCAACTTGTCTCATTCACCGACATCAGTGATTTCCCCACATCTGGCTTGAAGACTGGTGCAGGTGTCAGCACCAGTGGTCTGTGGCACTACCCCGCGACTATCAGCAACACCACCTCTACCAAGCAGATTGCCTCATTTGCCCCCACCACGGGCTTCACTACCGAAAGTGTCGCTGGTGTGATTAACGACTTCGATGGTCGTCAGCAGATGGCCTTCTTCGTCAGTTTTGACACTGTCTGGAGTTCTACATCCAGCTACCTACAACACGCATGGATCACCTGGATTACCCACGGTCTGTACGCCGGATACCGTCGTGTTAACCTGAACACCCAAATTGATGACATGTTCCTCGAAACTGAACTTTACTCACCCGCTGGTAAAAACTTCCGCATTCGCGCCCAGGATTTGAGCAAAATTGCCAGCTGGACTGATGAGATTAACGCTAAGATGCCCGCCGGCAGTTCTTACTTCGTCGAAATCGGCCACAACGGTAACGGGAATATCGAAAACTCTTCCGATACCTCGGATGCTGGCTGGGATACTTGCGGAGCTGCTATCGAATATGAATCGCCCGCTGACACTCCTCTCGAGTGGATTAAGCCTCTTGGAACTGGTACTGACTTGTGGCCCGCCGTCCCCACTACCTACGACTGGACTGCTACCTGCACTGCCATGGATGAGCTCTTAGCCTGGTGGACCACCGAAAGTAACCTCAACAAGTTCGGTCACATTTCCCACACCTTCACCCACGAGGAGCAGGATAATGCCACTTACAGTGATGTCTATAAGGAGATCAGCTTTAACCAGGCTTGGCTTGCGGCCGTCGGTATCGACAAGGCCACCAAGTTCACTTCCAACGGTATCATTCCTCCTGCCATCACTGGTCTGCACAACGGCGATGCACTTCGGGCCTGGTGGGAGAACGGTATCACCAACTGTGTTGGTGACAACACCCGCCCTGCTCTTCTAAACAAGGAGAATAGCATGTGGCCTCTCTTCACAACTGTTGCTGCCAACGGTTTCGATGGGATGCAGGTCAACCCTCGATGGGCCTCTCGCATCTACTATAACTGCGATACCCCTGACTGCACCGTTGCGGAATGGATCGCCACCTCTGCTGGTTCCGGTACCTTCCAAGATCTCCTCGCAATTGAGAAGGGTGAGACCATGCGTCACCTCTTCGGCCTCTTCCATGATGGTTACATGTTCCACCAGGCTAACCTTCGCAACATTGATGTTGAGCCGATCACCATCAACGGTGTGTCTGAGAAATACTCCATTATGCAAGCTTGGGTGGAGACGCAGGTTCAAGAGTTTGTTCGCCTAGCCGAATGGCCCATCATCACACTCACTCACCAGGAG ATGTCCGCTTCCTTCCTTGCCCGTTACAACCGTGACAAGTGTGGCTACTCTCTTAGCTACGCCACCAGCAATAAGAAAATCACTGCTGTCACTGTGTCTGCCACTGGCAATACATGCACTGATCCCATCCCGGTGACTTTCCCCGTTGCCCCTACCAGTACCCAGGGCTTCGCCACTGAACAGTTCGGTGCCGACCCGTTGACCGTCTGGGTCAAGCTTGCTGGCTCTCCTGTCACATTCACTCTTTCCACCCCTATCACCCTCTAA